DNA sequence from the Brevundimonas sp. NIBR10 genome:
CCGGTGAAGTCGTCGCTCTGGGTCGAGCCGACGAGGCAGTCGTATTTCAGGTCGGCGCCGAAATGGGCGTGGACGCGGCGGCGCAGGCCCGGATCGCCGGCCAGGTCGAGATAGAGGGTCGGAACCCCGGTCTTCAGCATCTCCACCTCGTCATAGCCGTAGACGGCGTCATAGGCGCCCAGTCCCTCGACGAAGGCGCGGTTGCGCGCACCGGTCAGGCCGATCAGCCGCACCTCGTCCTCGACAAGGCAGTGCGCCGATCCATAGGCGGTCTTGGACGAGGCGCTGGACACCACCACCTGTTTCGCGCCGAAGAAGTCGTGATCCCTCAGGAAATCGACCGCCGTATAGGAGGTGATGAACAGGGGCCGGAAGATCGCCTCGGCGTTCTCCAGTTCGGCGGCATAGTTGGCGTCGGCCGCGCACAGGACATAGCGGTTGTAGATGTCGGGCACCGCCTTTCGCCACGGCGCGGCGTCGGCGAACCCGCCGCTGGACACCTTTTCGGCCTGGACCGTCAGGGTCTCGGCCATGGGGAAATAGCCGAAGACCCGGGCACCGACCGCGACGCCCTCGGCGCGCGACCCCACCACATCGGCGAAGCCCCAGACGGGCATCAGGCCATGGTCGTCGC
Encoded proteins:
- a CDS encoding DUF2855 family protein, yielding MTQTTRRLMTLKSDPGVTLIDAVPAADLAEGEVVLALDRFSLTTNNITYAAYGDAIGYWKVFPTGRDDHGLMPVWGFADVVGSRAEGVAVGARVFGYFPMAETLTVQAEKVSSGGFADAAPWRKAVPDIYNRYVLCAADANYAAELENAEAIFRPLFITSYTAVDFLRDHDFFGAKQVVVSSASSKTAYGSAHCLVEDEVRLIGLTGARNRAFVEGLGAYDAVYGYDEVEMLKTGVPTLYLDLAGDPGLRRRVHAHFGADLKYDCLVGSTQSDDFTGDDPDLVGPRPVFFFAATCLDSHRQRGTLRAFYDRFFADQRAFFERVVDPASPWIRIVEHQGLEAAAKVVRDLADGRADAAEGAVVRLRA